The Pyrodictium delaneyi genome contains a region encoding:
- a CDS encoding V-type ATP synthase subunit I, producing MASVVRVILETDVNHVYRLLELLASLEAFVPQPLSRYTELPEHIRRLRDQVVELAAGLRELIERYSSLLGESEEKLVVRGETLKNVIEEALAGARKLLEEIQELEGHIESLEAEKKRLEALTGLAARHGGVSVARALRRLESLENLRAKLFIVDVRLEYEVRRVLAATSLAYGVYPASPGEKLLLVVYRPSDRELVERLEATMGLRELVPPRELVEAPEEAIMLADIRLQEVEEALREARRELEKLVSSKAGLILGLYELLSRIAELFSVLETGLVVGDRVIVKGYIVSTALRALEAAGKEGWLRVEVTEPGDDAPRPPTRNPLIRAFAEHIRDLYGPPGLREVDPAPVIAATFPLFFGLMFGDIGHGAVLALLGLGLYRLREDYRGYGIIIALCGLWSMVFGVLSGEVFGFHMALFPGYEPPLSLFAGDRLSAEKLRLALAVSLLAGVVHIALALVLGIYTRLRRGDYAGAAAGLAPVLLLYTGGVLYVASRLAGLPAWLGEAGMILLTASPILLLTASLTASRLSGVKPLHVLGEALLEYALSVVELASNTLSYMRLAILYLIHAVLTSMLARAWHAIGLLSLPLLVLGNAGIIALESLMAFIQASRLHFYEFMTKFYEGSGRPYRPVKLSGRHVRVELRAVAGRPGKR from the coding sequence GTGGCCAGTGTAGTCCGCGTAATACTAGAAACCGATGTGAACCATGTGTACCGGTTGCTCGAGCTACTCGCGTCCTTAGAGGCGTTTGTGCCCCAACCACTCTCCCGCTACACCGAGCTACCAGAGCACATACGCAGGCTACGTGACCAAGTAGTAGAGCTTGCCGCGGGGCTACGCGAGCTGATTGAGCGATATTCTAGCCTCCTCGGGGAGAGCGAGGAGAAGCTAGTAGTAAGGGGTGAAACGCTCAAAAACGTCATCGAGGAGGCGCTGGCCGGTGCTAGAAAGCTCCTTGAAGAGATCCAGGAGCTCGAAGGCCACATAGAGAGCCTAGAAGCTGAAAAGAAGCGCCTCGAAGCACTTACCGGGCTAGCCGCGCGCCACGGCGGAGTAAGCGTGGCACGCGCCCTCCGGAGGCTAGAGAGCCTAGAGAACCTCCGGGCAAAGCTGTTCATAGTCGACGTGCGGCTCGAGTACGAGGTACGAAGGGTACTAGCAGCTACTAGCCTCGCCTATGGGGTCTACCCCGCGTCTCCCGGCGAGAAGCTCCTCCTAGTAGTCTATAGGCCCAGTGATAGGGAGCTAGTAGAGCGCCTCGAAGCAACTATGGGTCTTCGCGAGCTAGTCCCCCCTAGAGAGCTTGTCGAGGCCCCAGAGGAAGCCATAATGCTAGCTGATATCCGGCTCCAGGAGGTCGAGGAAGCCCTAAGGGAGGCTCGCCGGGAGCTAGAGAAGCTCGTATCGAGCAAGGCCGGCCTCATACTCGGGCTCTACGAGCTACTCTCTAGGATTGCGGAGCTGTTCTCAGTGCTCGAGACCGGGCTAGTAGTAGGCGATAGAGTCATCGTGAAGGGGTATATTGTCTCTACAGCTCTCCGGGCTCTAGAGGCGGCGGGGAAGGAGGGCTGGCTACGCGTAGAAGTCACAGAGCCCGGGGATGACGCGCCGAGACCGCCTACCCGTAACCCGTTGATAAGAGCGTTTGCCGAGCATATACGTGACCTCTACGGTCCCCCGGGGCTCCGGGAGGTAGACCCTGCCCCGGTCATCGCCGCCACTTTTCCGCTGTTCTTCGGCCTAATGTTCGGCGATATAGGTCATGGAGCTGTTCTTGCGCTTCTGGGGCTTGGGCTCTACAGGCTCCGGGAGGACTACAGAGGCTACGGCATCATCATAGCCCTCTGCGGGCTCTGGTCAATGGTGTTCGGCGTGCTAAGCGGCGAGGTCTTTGGCTTCCACATGGCCCTCTTCCCGGGCTACGAGCCTCCCCTAAGCCTCTTCGCTGGCGACCGGTTGTCGGCCGAGAAGCTCCGTCTAGCTCTAGCAGTCTCGCTCCTCGCAGGGGTAGTCCACATAGCCCTAGCGCTTGTGCTCGGGATCTATACGCGTCTCCGTAGAGGCGACTATGCTGGCGCAGCAGCCGGGCTAGCACCAGTACTCCTACTCTATACGGGTGGGGTACTCTACGTCGCCTCTAGGCTAGCAGGGCTCCCAGCGTGGCTGGGCGAGGCGGGCATGATACTGCTTACAGCGTCCCCTATACTCCTCCTAACAGCCTCCCTCACGGCCTCTAGGCTCTCGGGCGTAAAGCCTCTACACGTGCTAGGCGAGGCTCTACTCGAGTACGCGCTATCCGTGGTAGAGCTCGCCTCTAACACGCTATCCTACATGCGTCTCGCAATACTCTACCTCATACACGCTGTCCTCACTTCGATGCTCGCCAGGGCCTGGCACGCTATAGGCCTCCTATCCCTGCCGCTCCTCGTGCTAGGCAACGCCGGGATAATAGCTCTCGAGAGCCTTATGGCGTTTATACAGGCGTCGCGTCTCCACTTCTACGAGTTCATGACCAAGTTCTACGAGGGGTCTGGGAGGCCCTACCGGCCTGTAAAGCTGAGCGGGAGGCATGTACGGGTAGAGCTACGCGCCGTAGCAGGGAGGCCCGGCAAGCGATGA
- a CDS encoding NUDIX domain-containing protein, producing the protein MTPREAAECLSRAALQTGGSGYAAAVNLVLVYRPWPGLVVVERPARLHDPWGGDTVLPGGRLKPGEDPVTAALRETTEEACIPLDCLEPVGVIGAVEPRNAPWLRVAVVASLLRSSHCLERLHDCRGPETAWAGILGLPCRLETTPQMHPRRGVVVEGYRDWYGTLVWGMTLRAIRLLHTRLEQCGLCSTRE; encoded by the coding sequence ATGACCCCCAGAGAGGCCGCGGAGTGCCTCTCCCGCGCAGCTCTACAAACCGGCGGCAGCGGCTACGCTGCGGCGGTAAACCTGGTACTAGTCTACCGGCCCTGGCCCGGCCTAGTCGTGGTAGAGAGGCCGGCCCGGCTACACGACCCCTGGGGCGGCGACACAGTACTCCCCGGCGGCAGGCTAAAGCCCGGCGAGGACCCCGTCACGGCCGCGCTAAGGGAGACAACAGAGGAGGCCTGCATACCACTGGACTGCCTAGAGCCAGTAGGCGTCATAGGCGCCGTAGAGCCCCGTAACGCCCCCTGGCTCCGCGTAGCAGTCGTCGCTTCTCTGCTCCGCAGCAGCCACTGCCTAGAACGGCTCCACGACTGTCGTGGCCCCGAGACAGCCTGGGCCGGGATACTTGGGCTCCCATGCAGGCTAGAAACAACGCCGCAGATGCATCCTCGCCGAGGAGTCGTCGTGGAGGGCTACCGGGACTGGTACGGCACCCTAGTATGGGGCATGACCCTACGAGCGATCAGGCTACTCCACACAAGGCTAGAACAATGCGGTCTCTGCAGCACACGGGAGTAG
- a CDS encoding SPFH domain-containing protein, producing the protein MPPAMGIPGARALKLAAVLVVAVLVAVALTSQYELDIGEAGVIVDKVLGRKEVVFGPTWGIKAPWAELKLVPIYVQTVHLEGDSAIVAVTKDGARVPVEIQVRYKVRKEPGAVLWLVEEYQYDIHNRIRRDVIERAASEAVRAVVGKYMLVDIVPRIQEISEEIAVYLKNLLLEDPSVKNAIEVIDVVVKKIDIPPELSQAILRKLTAQQEAEAAKYEAQREIIRAQMEAEKKVIAANATAQQQIIQAKAEAEKRIIEANATATKLVLEAKGRAEAIARQYTGEAMAIAEIAKTLNVTVDKAAEIYYYIKMVELYREVLPSALQNAKITVVTVPGNATLPLGIPIIGILPLDEKS; encoded by the coding sequence ATGCCCCCAGCTATGGGCATACCTGGTGCTAGAGCCCTCAAGCTCGCAGCCGTGCTCGTAGTAGCTGTTCTAGTAGCTGTGGCCCTGACTTCGCAGTACGAGCTCGACATAGGCGAGGCAGGCGTTATCGTAGACAAGGTTCTGGGTAGGAAGGAGGTAGTATTCGGCCCTACATGGGGCATTAAAGCGCCCTGGGCAGAGCTAAAGCTCGTACCAATATACGTGCAGACAGTCCACCTAGAAGGCGATAGCGCCATAGTAGCCGTCACTAAGGATGGCGCCCGCGTGCCCGTAGAGATCCAGGTACGGTACAAGGTGCGGAAAGAACCCGGAGCAGTGCTATGGCTGGTAGAAGAGTACCAGTACGACATACACAACCGTATACGCCGCGACGTCATAGAGAGAGCAGCTAGCGAGGCCGTGAGAGCAGTAGTGGGCAAATACATGCTAGTAGATATCGTGCCGAGGATCCAGGAGATAAGCGAAGAGATAGCAGTCTACCTCAAGAACCTACTACTAGAAGACCCCAGCGTAAAGAACGCCATAGAGGTAATCGACGTAGTAGTAAAGAAGATCGACATACCGCCCGAGCTCTCCCAGGCAATACTCCGGAAGCTCACAGCCCAGCAGGAAGCCGAGGCAGCAAAATACGAGGCACAGCGCGAGATAATCCGGGCCCAAATGGAGGCCGAGAAGAAGGTAATAGCCGCGAACGCTACAGCCCAGCAGCAGATAATCCAGGCTAAAGCCGAGGCCGAGAAGAGGATAATCGAGGCAAACGCCACAGCCACCAAGCTAGTCCTCGAGGCCAAGGGCCGGGCAGAAGCCATAGCCCGGCAGTACACCGGCGAGGCTATGGCCATCGCTGAGATAGCAAAGACACTCAACGTCACGGTGGATAAGGCCGCAGAGATATACTACTACATAAAGATGGTCGAGCTCTACCGCGAAGTACTCCCATCAGCACTCCAGAACGCCAAGATAACAGTCGTAACAGTACCAGGAAACGCCACACTACCCCTAGGCATACCGATCATAGGCATACTACCCCTAGACGAGAAGAGCTAG
- a CDS encoding CRISPR-associated DxTHG motif protein, whose translation MRETDLLIAPWGLPWSWRPAKYVFMGYEEESTTSLSCLAKALNPRRILIVISESALCSNKMINKFLESIQRDSYGEALDELKTAIVEYVRENSGVDIAGRAVRIAVCPAHGHFKPQEASIGCEWRSFLGNPVSDYASCVIAYTLEELAEINSRGEVNGKVEIALDITHGINYMPLAAFRAVMAAARILSASAGVRINVDVFNSEPYVPDQTLEIHLVDREAVTSVKAATRLVYTMARARDPTPVRITDKPTLERLGLGSDTANYVAKELGIAEAKKAWRQVYTMGKRASATLHYGLPLALLQYGYENAQPPGSSWLAYVTHKLVDIVSRSLESSVIIRTGVSWVRVLRLVGFDYDDVKAILASAALLDYACRAYLEYRGNIRISDYGALEVPVDTIRGLAEKYLPPAQQELVKSELTSPSTPLRRAGPEWTWLGEKGRRADTNTRNYIAHAGFERNLIEAKRENGETLLVRFCRDALAPRGRRKVRRLDQIHDELADRIASLVQGVEEAA comes from the coding sequence ATGCGTGAAACTGACCTTCTTATAGCGCCGTGGGGGTTACCGTGGAGCTGGAGACCAGCTAAGTACGTGTTTATGGGCTACGAGGAGGAGTCTACCACGAGTCTCTCGTGCCTAGCTAAGGCGCTAAACCCGAGACGCATCCTGATAGTCATCTCCGAGAGTGCACTATGCAGCAACAAGATGATAAACAAGTTTCTAGAGAGCATTCAGAGAGACAGCTACGGAGAGGCATTAGACGAACTCAAGACAGCCATAGTAGAATACGTTCGGGAAAATAGTGGCGTCGATATTGCTGGCAGAGCTGTGCGTATCGCAGTCTGTCCAGCCCACGGCCATTTTAAGCCGCAGGAAGCCTCTATTGGGTGTGAGTGGCGTAGCTTCCTCGGCAACCCTGTCTCTGACTATGCTTCTTGCGTCATAGCCTATACGCTTGAAGAACTAGCGGAGATCAACAGTCGTGGAGAAGTGAATGGGAAAGTAGAGATAGCTTTGGACATCACGCATGGTATAAACTACATGCCTCTAGCCGCTTTCCGGGCCGTAATGGCTGCAGCGAGGATTCTCTCTGCTTCAGCCGGTGTAAGGATCAACGTTGACGTATTCAATAGCGAGCCATACGTGCCTGACCAGACTCTAGAGATACACCTAGTAGACCGCGAGGCTGTCACTAGCGTCAAGGCTGCGACGAGGCTCGTATACACCATGGCGAGGGCGAGAGATCCTACACCTGTACGCATAACCGACAAGCCTACTCTAGAGAGGCTAGGGCTCGGCAGCGACACTGCAAACTATGTGGCGAAGGAGCTAGGGATTGCAGAGGCTAAGAAGGCATGGCGCCAGGTATACACTATGGGTAAGAGGGCTTCAGCAACACTCCACTATGGCCTCCCTCTGGCACTGCTACAGTACGGGTATGAGAACGCCCAGCCACCGGGAAGCTCATGGCTAGCATACGTGACTCACAAACTCGTGGACATAGTGTCGAGGAGCCTAGAGTCCTCTGTAATTATCCGTACTGGTGTCAGCTGGGTGCGTGTACTAAGACTTGTGGGGTTTGATTACGATGACGTCAAAGCTATTCTCGCTTCTGCTGCACTCCTAGACTATGCATGCAGAGCATACCTCGAGTACCGCGGCAATATACGGATCAGCGATTATGGCGCCTTAGAGGTACCTGTGGACACTATACGTGGTCTTGCAGAGAAATACTTGCCACCAGCTCAGCAGGAGCTTGTAAAAAGCGAACTCACTAGCCCTTCTACTCCATTGAGACGGGCAGGCCCCGAGTGGACGTGGCTAGGCGAGAAGGGTAGACGCGCTGACACCAATACTAGGAACTATATAGCTCACGCTGGCTTTGAGAGGAACCTGATAGAGGCCAAGAGGGAAAATGGGGAGACACTTCTCGTCCGCTTCTGCCGGGATGCACTTGCTCCGAGAGGCAGGAGAAAGGTTAGGCGGCTAGATCAAATTCATGACGAACTGGCAGATAGGATCGCATCATTGGTACAGGGAGTGGAGGAGGCCGCCTAG
- a CDS encoding helicase HerA domain-containing protein: MTTPPSSTPPPGSQGFVGFIASVESYSELRGVVYKSATTLLRYGALALVRDEQNKRHYLALVVDVSEQSLIPALDTKRLEEIARILEERGSSLADARRILEALFSPTSSLVAWHSLREIKLRLLGQLAQDEKGRPVLVLPEQPPRPSSIIEEPDTSTIEALLHRGIEGGRGIYLGKLAYNTGIRVYLDPDRLTMHLAVLGQTGSGKTETVKRIVAEYAWRKDEFSDSGGVIVFDIAGEYTGYPYRREDIVPLLDAVMQPELYTSLPATWARNTNKTILVPYDLSSVGFKRASDERYAASLVGLLGDLEKRFGRNLRGLVYGRHSIYLVDSSGGIKSVSRETAASLIKYEPMLVVATPLPSRLSVEEVYELSHTTSSAFVDALETVADILGLLDVGVVNEVKGLADIMDMLTRYKVEPRILLQHVIDAADEYRRVLVGRKSPAEAEKEACITLWRKLKSMGVPFVDCRSIAGIVAYNLASEAEERLSQPGVDESPLAGFLYKIASYLPAPSRGSSDPSISPWEVIATALEHDEKLASLKPQKLPEKASGELVGSLRASFSRVKSSLEGYAKGTVESLARGLRRVARHVSPHLDATHYRLIAQRLVEGFSIVHLAPPSRGDTDHAVARLIAEAFTVSTTSYSPQRRTLIVVEEAHNLAPAGENRASKSLLLRVAREGRKWGLSLILVSQRPGFIDPGILSQAATLIALRITNPDDLTGIKRGVGSVSQETVERLPDLEPGQALVSGLAVPERRIPLLVRVERLARSPKP, encoded by the coding sequence TTGACTACGCCGCCTAGCTCCACGCCCCCTCCAGGCAGCCAGGGCTTCGTAGGCTTCATAGCCTCGGTCGAGTCCTACAGCGAGCTACGCGGCGTAGTCTACAAGTCGGCTACCACGCTACTCCGCTACGGCGCCCTAGCGCTGGTACGCGACGAGCAGAACAAGCGCCACTACCTAGCACTAGTGGTGGACGTGTCCGAGCAGAGCCTCATACCAGCCCTCGACACCAAGAGGCTAGAAGAGATAGCAAGGATACTCGAGGAGAGGGGTTCGAGCCTAGCCGATGCCCGCCGCATACTGGAGGCCTTATTCTCGCCCACGAGCAGCCTAGTCGCATGGCACAGCCTACGGGAGATAAAGCTGCGCCTCCTCGGCCAACTAGCCCAAGACGAGAAGGGCCGTCCAGTACTAGTCCTCCCCGAGCAGCCGCCGCGGCCAAGCAGCATCATAGAGGAGCCAGACACCAGCACCATCGAGGCGTTGTTGCACCGCGGTATCGAAGGCGGCAGGGGGATCTATCTCGGCAAGCTAGCATACAATACCGGTATACGCGTCTATCTCGACCCCGATAGGCTTACAATGCACCTGGCTGTGCTCGGGCAGACAGGCAGCGGCAAGACGGAGACCGTGAAGAGGATCGTAGCGGAGTACGCCTGGAGGAAGGACGAGTTCAGCGACTCCGGCGGGGTCATAGTCTTCGATATAGCGGGGGAGTATACAGGCTACCCCTACCGCAGGGAGGACATCGTACCCCTGCTCGACGCCGTGATGCAGCCCGAACTGTATACCAGCTTGCCGGCAACATGGGCTAGGAACACGAATAAGACCATTCTAGTTCCCTACGATCTCTCATCGGTTGGGTTCAAGAGGGCGAGCGACGAGAGGTATGCAGCAAGTCTTGTGGGCCTCCTAGGAGACCTGGAGAAGCGCTTTGGCAGGAACTTGCGGGGGCTAGTATATGGCCGCCACAGTATATACTTGGTCGATTCAAGTGGTGGCATAAAATCCGTCTCCAGGGAGACTGCAGCTAGCCTCATCAAGTACGAGCCTATGCTCGTGGTTGCTACTCCGCTTCCCTCGAGGCTCAGCGTCGAGGAAGTCTACGAGCTCTCGCATACAACGTCGTCGGCATTCGTAGACGCCCTGGAAACCGTAGCCGATATTTTAGGGCTCCTCGACGTAGGTGTAGTGAACGAAGTCAAGGGCCTAGCAGACATAATGGATATGCTTACACGATACAAAGTTGAGCCCAGGATTCTATTACAGCACGTAATAGATGCTGCAGATGAGTATAGACGTGTACTAGTAGGCCGTAAGAGCCCCGCCGAAGCCGAGAAGGAGGCGTGCATTACGCTCTGGAGGAAGCTCAAGAGCATGGGTGTCCCCTTTGTGGACTGCCGCAGCATAGCAGGGATCGTAGCCTATAACCTGGCATCAGAGGCTGAGGAGAGGCTTAGCCAGCCCGGGGTAGATGAGAGCCCTCTAGCAGGTTTTCTCTACAAGATCGCAAGCTACCTCCCAGCACCTAGTAGGGGGTCAAGCGACCCGAGTATAAGCCCCTGGGAGGTGATAGCCACAGCACTAGAGCACGACGAAAAACTTGCCAGCTTGAAGCCGCAAAAGCTACCCGAGAAGGCTAGCGGAGAGCTAGTAGGCTCGCTCCGTGCCAGCTTCTCCCGGGTCAAAAGCTCCCTTGAAGGTTATGCAAAGGGCACAGTAGAGAGCCTAGCCCGCGGCCTACGCCGCGTAGCCCGCCACGTGTCACCCCATCTAGACGCTACACATTACCGGCTCATCGCTCAGAGGCTTGTCGAGGGCTTCAGCATAGTACACCTAGCTCCCCCGAGCCGCGGAGACACCGACCACGCAGTAGCCAGGCTCATAGCGGAAGCCTTCACAGTATCGACTACAAGCTATAGCCCCCAGCGCCGCACCCTAATAGTCGTCGAGGAGGCCCACAACCTGGCTCCTGCCGGAGAGAACCGAGCCTCCAAGAGCCTGCTGCTACGGGTGGCACGTGAAGGCCGAAAGTGGGGGCTAAGCCTGATCCTGGTCAGCCAGAGGCCCGGCTTCATAGACCCCGGGATACTCAGCCAAGCAGCTACCCTGATAGCCCTCCGTATAACTAACCCCGACGACTTGACGGGGATAAAGAGGGGTGTCGGGTCGGTAAGCCAGGAGACTGTTGAGAGGCTTCCAGACCTAGAGCCAGGCCAAGCCCTCGTATCAGGTCTCGCAGTACCCGAGCGCCGTATACCTCTCCTGGTAAGAGTCGAAAGGCTTGCAAGGAGCCCGAAGCCATAA
- a CDS encoding putative CRISPR-associated protein — protein MPEPLYSSCEAHLATVGTSLLANTLRLVRQALASGSTQARLATPLGSVTVDFSQLGGPGALREVEECLASCADPARIDEEKCRRCMSGDTPARRAVELVLYAEPYTASAELNAARWRLGSPPRCPGGVFFVLYASDTIAGQLAAEILRGYLEDIGCRARVEVVKGLGQELWEGIAELARRIICHTDCLAARGCRVYVNPTGGFKPESAAAVLAAGLAGATAAYYVHEAMREPVFIPFPPLVVDARQASRLLHGAAALETRSSVCQGEVDDQLLALAVQAGAARPMPRQPGCYMVDEERARELTRLLRVVLGAGGCEPGCPVPGQ, from the coding sequence TTGCCTGAGCCTCTATACAGCAGCTGCGAGGCCCACCTAGCCACAGTCGGGACAAGCCTGCTAGCCAACACGCTCCGCCTAGTACGCCAGGCCCTGGCCTCCGGCTCCACCCAGGCAAGGCTGGCCACGCCCCTGGGCAGCGTCACGGTGGACTTCAGCCAGCTCGGCGGCCCCGGGGCCCTCAGGGAGGTGGAGGAGTGTCTTGCCAGCTGCGCCGACCCAGCCCGTATCGACGAGGAGAAGTGTAGGCGCTGCATGTCGGGCGACACGCCGGCCAGGAGAGCGGTCGAGCTAGTCCTATACGCTGAGCCGTACACGGCCTCGGCGGAGCTTAACGCGGCCCGGTGGAGGCTTGGGAGCCCCCCGCGCTGCCCCGGCGGCGTGTTCTTCGTCCTCTACGCCTCCGACACCATTGCCGGGCAGCTAGCCGCGGAGATCCTAAGAGGCTACCTGGAGGACATCGGCTGCCGGGCCCGGGTAGAGGTCGTCAAGGGCCTCGGCCAGGAGCTGTGGGAAGGCATCGCTGAGCTAGCCCGGAGGATAATCTGCCACACAGACTGCCTAGCAGCCCGGGGTTGCCGGGTCTACGTAAACCCGACTGGCGGCTTCAAGCCCGAGTCAGCGGCGGCGGTGCTGGCAGCGGGCCTCGCCGGGGCGACAGCAGCCTACTACGTCCACGAGGCCATGAGGGAGCCCGTGTTCATACCGTTCCCACCGCTGGTAGTAGATGCGCGGCAGGCCTCCAGGCTCCTCCACGGAGCTGCGGCGCTCGAGACACGGAGCAGCGTCTGCCAGGGCGAGGTAGACGACCAGCTACTCGCGCTAGCAGTGCAGGCGGGCGCCGCCAGGCCCATGCCCAGGCAGCCCGGCTGCTACATGGTGGACGAGGAGAGGGCCCGGGAGCTCACGAGGCTACTCCGCGTAGTCCTCGGCGCCGGTGGCTGCGAGCCAGGCTGCCCAGTCCCCGGGCAGTAG